The proteins below come from a single Gordonia pseudamarae genomic window:
- a CDS encoding Hsp70 family protein, producing the protein MAGPRLSIDFGTTNTAAAWVDPQGQIHEIRLSHTSTLMPSAVFAERGPTGAGVVVGSAAINLSATAPDAFEPNPKRRLRESDIILGGHRFDTTELVAAVLRSVIGTATTVAGTPFRQVTLTHPDGWAGHLQNRLRDAAIAAGLDRQRIRLITEAQAAAHYYSAHRDLPADSRICVFDFGAGTCDVAVLDRTPTGYTVTASDGLDDLGGTDIDGRIFDWTLRHISEHANHLMPQLHNPHARLTLIDRIRDAKETLSAANKAIIAIPGAGAPIQLTRGEFDTLIYRDVQRAAALARRVIDAAQHRNPGPVSRIYLVGGSSHIPLVHRELSALGPIATLGDPKTVVVQGALLAQPASPPPPPPPPPPTAGARVTIPAAIAGRSTMTVTAAPNSYITAGQPVASGHTTPGRPAFTLDSPVEGIVRKIHWRPEKGVTAGRGIVSIAPMSVSDDQLPHLPRIDAIITARTPEPPPETGRKSRRGLLLGLGALLVAVLVAITATLIINGQDDEPNTDAASSNNSSGTSDDSTSGSDSGTSPDDSTSGCVLTDVAAPTTEQCALLERIPSEIRDNSYVSCKRAEEPSMTMLVSGITCWPSSMQSSPYYEVRVYDFGTAATAAAITFGFVEKPGATYPDVGTKFSPNSYTSYSMAGTDGYNMLCSTRETSQYGSCIFYDPAVKQPSEVHRWWIEQPYL; encoded by the coding sequence GTGGCCGGTCCACGTCTGAGTATTGATTTCGGCACCACCAACACCGCGGCCGCCTGGGTCGACCCACAGGGACAGATCCACGAGATACGACTGTCACACACATCGACACTGATGCCTTCGGCGGTGTTCGCCGAACGAGGCCCGACCGGCGCCGGTGTGGTCGTGGGATCGGCGGCGATCAACTTGTCGGCCACCGCCCCCGACGCCTTCGAACCCAATCCCAAACGACGACTGCGTGAATCGGACATCATCCTCGGTGGCCACCGGTTCGACACCACCGAACTGGTCGCCGCGGTCCTGCGGTCGGTGATCGGCACCGCCACCACCGTCGCCGGCACACCGTTCAGGCAGGTCACACTCACCCACCCCGACGGCTGGGCCGGTCACCTACAAAACCGGCTCCGCGACGCCGCGATCGCCGCCGGACTCGACCGGCAGCGCATCAGGTTGATCACCGAAGCGCAAGCCGCCGCGCACTACTACAGCGCCCATCGTGATCTGCCCGCCGACAGCCGGATCTGCGTATTCGACTTCGGCGCCGGCACCTGCGATGTGGCGGTCCTGGACCGCACCCCCACCGGCTACACCGTCACCGCATCCGACGGACTGGACGACCTCGGCGGCACAGACATCGACGGCCGCATCTTCGACTGGACCCTGCGACACATCAGCGAACACGCCAACCACCTGATGCCGCAACTGCACAACCCGCACGCCCGGCTCACCCTGATCGACCGTATCCGCGACGCCAAAGAAACCCTGTCCGCCGCGAACAAGGCGATCATCGCGATACCCGGTGCCGGTGCACCGATCCAGTTGACCCGAGGCGAATTCGACACCCTCATCTACCGTGATGTGCAACGCGCCGCCGCCCTGGCCCGCCGCGTCATCGACGCCGCCCAGCACCGGAACCCCGGGCCGGTATCCCGGATCTACCTGGTCGGCGGCTCCAGCCACATCCCACTGGTGCACCGTGAACTGTCCGCGCTGGGTCCCATCGCCACCCTCGGCGACCCCAAAACCGTCGTCGTCCAAGGCGCGCTCCTGGCCCAACCCGCAAGCCCGCCCCCGCCTCCGCCACCTCCTCCGCCGACGGCGGGAGCACGGGTCACGATCCCGGCCGCCATCGCGGGCCGGTCCACCATGACCGTGACCGCCGCACCCAACAGCTACATCACCGCCGGCCAACCCGTCGCCTCCGGCCACACCACACCCGGCCGCCCCGCCTTCACCCTCGACTCCCCCGTCGAAGGAATCGTCCGAAAGATCCACTGGCGACCGGAGAAAGGTGTCACCGCAGGCCGGGGAATCGTCAGCATCGCCCCCATGTCGGTATCCGACGACCAACTCCCGCACCTTCCACGCATCGATGCCATCATCACCGCACGTACACCGGAACCACCACCGGAAACCGGACGCAAGAGTCGACGCGGACTGCTGCTCGGCCTCGGCGCACTCCTCGTCGCAGTCCTTGTGGCAATCACCGCGACGCTGATCATCAACGGTCAAGACGACGAGCCGAACACCGACGCGGCATCGTCCAACAATTCATCCGGAACATCGGATGACTCGACTTCGGGGTCGGATTCGGGCACCTCGCCGGACGACTCCACATCGGGGTGTGTGCTGACCGATGTGGCCGCACCCACCACTGAACAGTGCGCGCTGCTGGAGCGCATTCCCAGCGAGATCCGGGACAACTCATATGTCTCGTGCAAGAGAGCGGAAGAGCCCAGCATGACCATGCTGGTCAGCGGAATCACATGTTGGCCAAGCTCAATGCAATCATCGCCGTATTACGAAGTGCGGGTCTACGATTTCGGTACTGCGGCAACAGCGGCCGCCATCACATTCGGGTTCGTCGAGAAGCCCGGCGCCACCTACCCTGACGTCGGCACCAAGTTCTCCCCGAACAGCTACACCTCGTATTCGATGGCCGGCACCGACGGATACAATATGTTGTGTTCAACCCGTGAAACGAGTCAATATGGTTCGTGTATCTTCTACGATCCGGCCGTCAAACAACCTTCAGAAGTGCACAGATGGTGGATTGAACAACCCTACCTGTGA
- a CDS encoding IS630 family transposase: MNPPAAPLRLTKAERATLESLSRAQAAPHREALRARVLLMAADGVGNRVIAEELGVTAVTVRAWRARFAEEGLGKFGQVRKGRGRKPSISEDAVAEIVRLTKTTKPKGHTHWSCRTMADHVGVRPATVQRIWSELGLKPHLVDTFKVSNDPRFEEKLVDVVGLYLNPPEKAIVLCMDEKSQIQALDRTQASLPMVEGRAGTMTHDYKRNGTATLFAVLDVLTGKVIGQCLPRHRHEEFITFLKTIDREVPDELAVHLILDNYATHKHPNVQRWLNRHKRFHLHFTPTSSSWLNQVERWFGELTDKNIRRGIFPGVPDLIASIEEFLNSHNDNPKPYVWTATAESILAKVARARTKLEQRVS; encoded by the coding sequence ATGAATCCACCTGCAGCGCCATTGCGGTTGACGAAGGCTGAGCGTGCGACGTTGGAGTCGTTGTCGCGGGCGCAGGCTGCGCCGCATCGGGAGGCGTTGCGGGCTCGGGTGTTGTTGATGGCCGCGGATGGGGTCGGCAATCGAGTGATCGCTGAGGAACTCGGCGTCACGGCGGTCACGGTGCGGGCGTGGCGGGCGCGGTTCGCCGAGGAAGGACTGGGCAAGTTCGGGCAGGTGCGCAAGGGACGGGGCCGTAAGCCGTCGATCAGCGAGGACGCGGTGGCCGAGATCGTACGGTTGACCAAGACAACCAAGCCGAAGGGGCATACGCACTGGTCGTGTCGGACGATGGCTGACCATGTTGGGGTGAGGCCAGCTACAGTGCAACGGATTTGGTCGGAGTTGGGACTCAAGCCGCATCTGGTGGACACGTTCAAGGTGTCCAATGATCCGCGGTTCGAGGAGAAGCTGGTCGATGTCGTTGGGCTGTATCTGAATCCGCCGGAGAAGGCCATCGTGCTGTGTATGGACGAAAAATCCCAGATTCAGGCCCTCGATCGTACGCAGGCGTCGTTGCCGATGGTCGAGGGCCGGGCGGGCACGATGACCCATGACTACAAACGCAACGGCACCGCCACGTTGTTCGCGGTGCTGGATGTGTTGACCGGAAAGGTGATCGGTCAGTGTCTGCCACGGCACCGGCACGAGGAGTTCATCACCTTTCTCAAGACCATCGACCGCGAAGTGCCCGATGAGTTGGCGGTGCATCTGATCCTCGACAACTATGCCACCCACAAGCATCCTAATGTGCAGCGATGGTTGAACCGGCACAAGCGGTTTCATCTGCATTTCACGCCGACATCGTCGTCGTGGCTCAATCAGGTCGAACGCTGGTTCGGGGAGTTGACCGACAAGAACATTCGCCGAGGGATCTTTCCCGGCGTGCCCGACTTGATCGCCAGCATCGAGGAATTCCTGAACTCGCACAACGACAATCCGAAACCCTACGTTTGGACCGCCACCGCCGAGTCAATACTTGCCAAAGTTGCTCGCGCACGAACCAAACTCGAACAACGAGTCAGCTGA
- a CDS encoding DNA-directed RNA polymerase subunit beta': protein MLDVNFFDELKIGLATADDIHNWSYGEVKKPETINYRTLKPEKDGLFCEKIFGPTRDWECYCGKYKRVRFKGIICERCGVEVTKAKVRRERMGHIELAAPVTHIWYFKGVPSRLGYLLDLAPKDLEKIIYFAAYVITSVDDELRHAELSTREAEIEVEKKALADQRDVDLNERQQKLEQDLAELEAEGAKADVRRKVKDGAEREMRRLRDSVQRQIDELVEIWDKFTKLSTGELIIDEKLYRQLDERFGEYFTGAMGAEAIKKLLEIFDIDAEAELLRETIRSGKGQKKLRALKRLKVVAAFQQSGNSPLGMVLDAVPVIPPELRPMVQLDGGRFATSDLNDLYRRVINRNNRLKRLIDLGAPEIIVNNEKRMLQESVDALFDNGRRGRPVTGPGNRPLKSLSDLLKGKQGRFRQNLLGKRVDYSGRSVIVVGPQLKLHQCGLPKLMALELFKPFVMKRLVDLNQAQNIKSAKRMVERQRPAVWDVLEEVINEHPVLLNRAPTLHRLGIQAFEPQLVEGKAIQLHPLVCEAFNADFDGDQMAVHLPLSAEAQAEARILMLSSNNILSPASGRPLAMPRLDMVTGLFYLTTLKDGAVGSYREATTDGAEEGVYSSPAEAQMAVDRGALTVQSRIKVRLTDQRPPADVEHEVFPDGWRYGQPWTTITTLGRVLFNELLPIEYPFVDEQMPKKRQAAIINDLAERYPMIVVAQTVDKLKDVGFYWATRSGVTVSMADVLVPPQKAEILERYEERADGLERKFQRGALTPDERRDALVEIWKQATEEVGKVMEEYYPEDNPIIMIPKSGATGNLTQVRNLSGMKGLVTNPKGEFIPRPIKSSFREGLTVLEYFINTHGARKGLADTALRTADSGYLTRRLVDVSQDVIVRETDCGTERGILVALGEKQPDGSIIRDAHVETSAYARTLAADATDADGNVVVERGHDLGDPAIEALLAAGITEVKVRSVLTCGTGTGVCAHCYGRSMATGKLVDIGEAVGIIAAQSIGEPGTQLTMRTFHQGGVGDDITGGLPRVQELFEARVPKGVAPIAEVSGRVRLEDDDRFYKITITPDDGSEEVVYDKISKRQRLRVFKHEDGSERLLSDGDHVMVGQQLMEGSANPHEVLRVMGPRQVQIHLVNEVQEVYRSQGVSIHDKHIETIVRQMLRRVTIIDSGSTEFLPGSLTERAEFEAANRKQVTEGGEPAAGRPVLMGITKASLATDSWLSAASFQETTRVLTDAAINSRSDKLIGLKENVIIGKLIPAGTGINKYRNIQVQPTEEARAAAYAVPSYDDTYYSPDGTFGAPSGAAVPLDDYGFSNDYR from the coding sequence GTGCTCGACGTCAACTTTTTCGACGAACTGAAGATCGGCCTGGCCACGGCCGACGACATCCACAACTGGTCGTACGGTGAGGTCAAGAAGCCGGAAACGATCAACTACCGCACGCTCAAGCCGGAGAAGGACGGTCTGTTCTGCGAGAAGATCTTCGGACCGACGCGCGACTGGGAGTGCTACTGCGGTAAGTACAAGCGCGTCCGGTTCAAGGGCATCATCTGCGAGCGGTGCGGCGTCGAGGTCACCAAGGCCAAGGTGCGCCGTGAGCGGATGGGCCACATCGAGCTGGCCGCACCGGTCACCCACATCTGGTACTTCAAGGGTGTGCCGAGCCGGCTGGGCTACCTGCTCGACCTGGCGCCGAAGGATCTGGAAAAGATCATCTACTTCGCCGCCTACGTGATCACCTCCGTCGACGACGAGCTGCGTCATGCGGAGCTCTCGACCCGTGAGGCCGAGATCGAGGTCGAGAAGAAGGCCCTGGCCGATCAGCGCGACGTCGACCTGAACGAGCGCCAGCAGAAGCTGGAGCAGGATCTGGCCGAACTTGAGGCCGAGGGCGCCAAGGCCGATGTGCGCCGCAAGGTCAAGGACGGCGCCGAGCGCGAGATGCGTCGTCTGCGCGATTCGGTCCAGCGCCAGATCGACGAGCTGGTGGAGATCTGGGACAAGTTCACCAAGCTGAGCACCGGCGAACTCATCATCGACGAGAAGCTGTACCGGCAGCTCGACGAGCGTTTCGGTGAGTACTTCACCGGCGCGATGGGTGCCGAGGCGATCAAGAAGCTCCTGGAGATCTTCGACATCGACGCCGAGGCGGAGTTGCTGCGCGAGACCATCCGCAGCGGCAAGGGCCAGAAGAAGCTGCGCGCGCTCAAGCGCCTCAAGGTCGTTGCCGCCTTCCAGCAGTCGGGTAACTCGCCGCTGGGCATGGTGCTCGACGCGGTGCCGGTGATCCCGCCGGAGCTGCGTCCGATGGTGCAGCTCGACGGTGGCCGTTTCGCCACCTCCGACCTGAACGATCTGTACCGCCGGGTCATCAACCGCAACAACCGCCTCAAGCGACTGATCGATCTGGGCGCGCCCGAGATCATCGTCAACAACGAGAAGCGGATGCTGCAGGAGTCGGTGGACGCGCTGTTCGACAACGGCCGTCGCGGCCGTCCGGTGACCGGTCCGGGCAACCGCCCGCTCAAGTCGCTGAGCGATCTGCTCAAGGGCAAGCAGGGCCGGTTCCGCCAGAACCTGCTCGGTAAGCGCGTCGACTACTCGGGCCGTTCGGTCATCGTCGTCGGCCCGCAGCTCAAGCTGCACCAGTGCGGTCTGCCCAAGCTGATGGCGCTGGAGCTGTTCAAGCCGTTCGTGATGAAGCGTCTGGTGGACCTGAACCAGGCGCAGAACATCAAGTCGGCCAAGCGGATGGTGGAGCGTCAGCGTCCCGCCGTGTGGGATGTCCTCGAAGAGGTCATCAACGAGCATCCGGTGCTGCTCAACCGTGCGCCCACGCTGCACCGCCTCGGTATTCAGGCGTTCGAGCCGCAGCTCGTCGAGGGCAAGGCCATCCAGCTGCATCCGCTGGTGTGTGAGGCGTTCAACGCCGACTTCGACGGTGACCAGATGGCCGTGCACCTGCCGCTGAGCGCGGAGGCGCAGGCCGAGGCCCGCATCCTGATGCTGTCGTCGAACAACATCCTCTCGCCCGCCTCGGGCCGTCCGCTGGCCATGCCGCGTCTGGACATGGTGACCGGCCTGTTCTACCTCACCACCCTCAAGGACGGTGCTGTCGGTTCGTACCGGGAGGCCACCACCGACGGTGCGGAGGAGGGTGTCTACTCGAGCCCGGCCGAGGCGCAGATGGCCGTCGACCGCGGTGCACTCACCGTGCAGTCGCGGATCAAGGTGCGGCTGACCGATCAGCGTCCGCCGGCCGACGTCGAGCACGAGGTGTTCCCCGACGGCTGGCGCTACGGTCAGCCGTGGACCACCATCACCACCCTGGGCCGGGTGCTGTTCAACGAACTGCTGCCGATCGAGTACCCGTTCGTCGATGAGCAGATGCCGAAGAAGCGTCAGGCCGCGATCATCAACGATCTCGCCGAGCGCTACCCGATGATCGTCGTCGCGCAGACCGTCGACAAGCTCAAGGACGTGGGCTTCTACTGGGCCACCCGTTCGGGTGTGACGGTGTCGATGGCCGACGTGCTGGTGCCGCCGCAGAAGGCGGAGATCCTCGAACGCTACGAGGAGCGGGCCGACGGCCTGGAGCGCAAGTTCCAGCGTGGCGCGCTGACTCCGGACGAGCGTCGTGATGCGCTGGTGGAGATCTGGAAGCAGGCCACCGAAGAGGTCGGCAAGGTCATGGAGGAGTACTACCCCGAGGACAACCCGATCATCATGATCCCGAAGTCGGGTGCCACCGGTAACCTGACGCAGGTTCGTAACCTGTCGGGCATGAAGGGTCTGGTGACCAACCCGAAGGGTGAGTTCATCCCGCGCCCCATCAAGTCGTCGTTCCGCGAGGGCCTGACGGTGCTGGAGTACTTCATCAACACCCACGGTGCCCGTAAGGGGCTGGCCGACACCGCGCTGCGCACCGCCGACTCGGGTTACTTGACCCGTCGTCTGGTGGACGTCTCGCAGGATGTCATCGTCCGTGAGACCGACTGCGGCACCGAACGCGGCATTCTCGTCGCGCTCGGCGAGAAGCAGCCCGACGGTTCGATCATCCGCGACGCGCATGTGGAGACCTCCGCGTACGCCCGCACCCTGGCGGCCGACGCGACCGACGCCGACGGCAACGTCGTCGTGGAGCGTGGACACGATCTGGGCGATCCGGCGATCGAGGCACTGCTGGCCGCCGGTATCACCGAGGTCAAGGTGCGTTCGGTGCTCACCTGCGGCACCGGCACCGGTGTGTGCGCACATTGCTACGGACGGTCGATGGCCACCGGCAAGCTCGTCGACATCGGCGAGGCCGTCGGTATCATCGCCGCCCAGTCGATCGGTGAGCCCGGCACGCAGCTGACGATGCGTACCTTCCATCAGGGTGGTGTCGGTGACGACATCACCGGCGGTCTGCCGCGTGTCCAGGAGCTGTTCGAGGCGCGCGTACCCAAGGGCGTCGCCCCGATCGCCGAGGTCTCGGGCCGGGTTCGCCTGGAGGACGACGACCGCTTCTACAAGATCACCATCACCCCGGACGACGGTTCGGAAGAGGTTGTCTACGACAAGATCTCGAAGCGTCAGCGGTTGCGCGTGTTCAAGCACGAGGACGGCTCCGAGCGTCTGCTGTCCGACGGCGATCACGTGATGGTCGGCCAGCAGCTCATGGAGGGCTCGGCCAACCCGCACGAGGTGCTGCGCGTGATGGGCCCGCGCCAGGTACAGATCCACCTGGTCAACGAGGTCCAGGAGGTGTACCGGAGCCAGGGTGTGTCGATCCACGACAAGCACATCGAGACGATCGTGCGGCAGATGCTGCGCCGGGTCACCATCATCGATTCGGGTTCGACGGAGTTCCTGCCCGGTTCGCTCACCGAGCGCGCCGAGTTCGAGGCCGCCAACCGCAAGCAGGTCACCGAGGGCGGCGAGCCCGCTGCGGGCCGTCCGGTGCTGATGGGTATCACCAAGGCATCGCTGGCGACCGACTCGTGGCTGTCGGCGGCGTCGTTCCAGGAGACCACCCGCGTGCTCACCGATGCGGCTATCAACAGCCGCAGCGACAAGCTGATCGGTCTCAAGGAGAACGTGATCATCGGTAAGCTGATCCCGGCCGGTACCGGTATCAACAAGTACCGCAACATCCAGGTGCAGCCGACCGAGGAGGCGCGTGCCGCCGCGTACGCGGTGCCGTCCTACGACGACACCTACTACAGCCCGGACGGCACCTTCGGTGCCCCGTCCGGTGCCGCGGTTCCGCTGGACGACTACGGTTTCTCCAACGACTACCGGTAG
- the rpoB gene encoding DNA-directed RNA polymerase subunit beta, translating to MAINRQSTSTIPGAPHRASFAKISEPLEVPGLLDLQLDSFEWLVGSPEWRAKALTRGVENPTGGLEDILHELSPIEDFSGSMSLSFSDPHFDEVKASVDECKDKDMTYAAPLFVTAEFINNNTGEIKSQTVFMGDFPIMTDKGSFVINGTERVVVSQLVRSPGVYFDAAIDKATEKTLHTVKVIPGRGAWLEFDVDKRDTVGVRIDRKRRQPVTVLLKALGWTTEEIADRFGFSEIMMSTLEKDSTSNQDEALLEVYRKLRPGEPPTKESAESLLENLFFKEKRYDLASVGRYKVNKKLGLTANPMVGESTLTREDIAATVEYLVRLHEADPHTVTFSSVTGPEGIEVPIEVDDIDHFGNRRLRTVGELIQNQIRVGLSRMERVVRERMTTQDVEAITPQTLINIRPVVAAIKEFFGTSQLSQFMDQNNPLSGLTHKRRLSALGPGGLSRERAGLEVRDVHPSHYGRMCPIETPEGPNIGLIGSLSVYARVNPFGFIETPYRKVENGHVTDTIEYMTADEEDRYLIGQANTSYGLDGRITDERVLVRKKGSEVEFVGADAVQYLDVSPRQMVSVATAMIPFLEHDDANRALMGANMQRQAVPLVRNESPLVGTGMELRAAVDAGDVIVSELTGVIEEVSADYITVMGDDGSRKTYRLNKFARSNHGTCANQRPIVDEGQRVEVGQVLADGPCTENGEMALGKNLLVAIMPWEGHNYEDAIILSQRLVEEDVLTSIHIEEHEIDARDTKLGAEEITRDIPNVSDEVLADLDERGIVRIGAEVRDGDILVGKVTPKGETELTPEERLLRAIFGEKAREVRDTSLKVPHGETGKVIGVRVFSRDDDDDLAPGVNELVRVYVAQKRKIQDGDKLAGRHGNKGVIGKILPQEDMPFLPDGTPVDIILNTHGVPRRMNIGQILETHLGWIAKAGWNIDVAGGVPEWASKLPEDMYYSAPDTNTATPVFDGAREEELTGLLGSTLPNRDGEVMVNGDGKATLFDGRSGEPFPYPVSVGYMYIIKLHHLVDDKIHARSTGPYSMITQQPLGGKAQFGGQRFGEMECWAMQAYGAAYTLQELLTIKSDDVVGRVKVYEAIVKGENIPEPGIPESFKVLLKELQSLCLNVEVLSSDGAAIEMADTDDEDLERAAANLGINLSRNESATVDDLAN from the coding sequence TTGGCAATCAACCGCCAGTCCACCTCAACCATCCCCGGAGCGCCGCACCGCGCTTCATTCGCAAAGATCAGCGAGCCGTTGGAGGTTCCCGGTCTGCTCGATCTGCAGCTCGATTCGTTCGAGTGGCTCGTCGGGTCTCCGGAGTGGCGGGCAAAGGCCCTCACCCGTGGCGTCGAGAACCCGACGGGTGGCCTTGAGGACATCCTGCACGAACTGTCCCCGATCGAGGACTTCTCGGGCTCGATGTCGCTGTCCTTCTCCGATCCGCACTTCGACGAGGTCAAGGCCTCGGTCGATGAGTGCAAGGACAAGGACATGACGTACGCGGCGCCGCTGTTTGTCACCGCCGAGTTCATCAACAACAACACCGGCGAGATCAAGTCGCAGACCGTCTTCATGGGCGACTTCCCGATCATGACCGACAAGGGCAGCTTCGTCATCAACGGCACCGAGCGTGTCGTGGTGAGCCAGCTCGTGCGCAGCCCCGGCGTGTACTTCGACGCCGCCATCGACAAGGCCACCGAGAAGACCCTGCACACCGTCAAGGTGATCCCGGGCCGCGGCGCGTGGCTGGAGTTCGACGTCGACAAGCGCGACACCGTGGGTGTGCGCATCGACCGCAAGCGCCGCCAGCCGGTCACCGTGCTGCTCAAGGCACTCGGCTGGACCACCGAGGAGATCGCCGACCGTTTCGGTTTCTCCGAGATCATGATGTCGACCCTGGAGAAGGACTCCACCTCCAACCAGGACGAGGCGCTGCTGGAGGTCTACCGCAAGCTGCGGCCGGGCGAGCCGCCCACCAAGGAGTCGGCCGAGTCGCTGTTGGAGAACCTGTTCTTCAAGGAGAAGCGCTACGACCTGGCCAGCGTGGGCCGCTACAAGGTCAACAAAAAGCTGGGCCTGACCGCCAATCCGATGGTCGGTGAGTCGACGCTGACCCGTGAGGACATCGCGGCCACCGTCGAATACCTGGTGCGCCTGCACGAGGCCGACCCGCACACGGTCACCTTCTCGTCGGTCACCGGCCCCGAGGGCATCGAGGTGCCCATCGAGGTCGATGACATCGATCACTTCGGCAACCGTCGTCTGCGTACCGTGGGCGAGCTGATCCAGAACCAGATCCGCGTGGGTCTCTCGCGTATGGAACGTGTCGTGCGTGAGCGCATGACCACTCAGGACGTCGAGGCGATCACCCCGCAGACCCTGATCAACATCCGTCCCGTGGTGGCGGCGATCAAGGAGTTCTTCGGCACCAGCCAGCTGTCCCAGTTCATGGACCAGAACAACCCGCTGTCGGGGCTGACCCACAAGCGTCGTCTGTCGGCGCTGGGCCCGGGCGGTCTGTCGCGTGAGCGTGCCGGCCTCGAGGTGCGCGACGTGCACCCCTCGCACTACGGCCGCATGTGCCCGATCGAGACGCCCGAGGGCCCGAACATCGGCCTGATCGGTTCGCTGTCGGTGTACGCGCGGGTCAACCCGTTCGGCTTCATCGAGACCCCGTACCGCAAGGTGGAGAACGGTCACGTCACCGACACCATCGAGTACATGACCGCCGACGAGGAGGATCGTTACCTCATCGGCCAGGCCAACACCTCCTATGGGCTCGACGGCCGCATCACCGACGAGCGCGTCCTGGTGCGGAAGAAGGGCTCGGAGGTCGAGTTCGTCGGCGCCGACGCCGTGCAGTACCTCGACGTGTCGCCGCGCCAGATGGTCTCGGTGGCCACCGCGATGATCCCGTTCCTCGAGCACGACGACGCCAACCGCGCCCTGATGGGTGCCAACATGCAGCGTCAGGCCGTGCCGCTGGTGCGCAACGAGTCGCCGCTGGTGGGTACCGGTATGGAGCTGCGTGCCGCGGTCGATGCCGGCGACGTCATCGTCTCCGAGCTGACCGGTGTCATCGAGGAGGTCTCGGCCGATTACATCACCGTGATGGGTGACGACGGCAGCCGCAAGACCTACCGCCTGAACAAGTTCGCCCGCTCCAACCACGGCACGTGCGCCAACCAGCGCCCGATCGTCGACGAGGGGCAGCGCGTGGAGGTCGGTCAGGTGCTGGCCGACGGCCCGTGCACCGAGAACGGCGAGATGGCGCTCGGCAAGAACCTGCTCGTGGCGATCATGCCGTGGGAGGGCCACAACTACGAGGACGCGATCATCCTGAGCCAGCGGCTCGTGGAGGAGGACGTGCTCACCTCGATCCACATCGAGGAGCACGAGATCGACGCCCGCGACACCAAGCTCGGTGCCGAGGAGATCACCCGCGACATCCCCAACGTTTCCGACGAGGTGCTCGCCGATCTCGACGAGCGCGGCATCGTGCGTATCGGTGCCGAGGTCCGCGACGGCGACATCCTGGTCGGCAAGGTTACCCCGAAGGGCGAGACCGAGCTGACTCCGGAGGAGCGCCTGCTGCGCGCCATCTTCGGTGAGAAGGCCCGCGAGGTCCGCGACACCTCGCTCAAGGTGCCGCACGGTGAGACCGGCAAGGTCATCGGTGTGCGTGTGTTCAGTCGCGACGACGACGACGATCTCGCACCCGGCGTCAACGAACTGGTCCGCGTGTACGTGGCGCAGAAGCGCAAGATCCAGGACGGCGACAAGCTCGCCGGCCGGCACGGCAACAAGGGCGTCATCGGCAAGATCCTCCCGCAGGAGGACATGCCGTTCCTGCCCGACGGCACCCCCGTCGACATCATCCTGAACACGCACGGTGTGCCCCGCCGTATGAATATCGGTCAGATCCTGGAAACCCACCTGGGCTGGATCGCCAAGGCCGGATGGAACATCGACGTGGCCGGCGGTGTGCCGGAGTGGGCGTCGAAGCTGCCCGAGGACATGTACTACTCGGCTCCCGACACCAACACCGCCACCCCGGTGTTCGACGGTGCGCGCGAGGAGGAGCTGACCGGTCTGCTCGGCAGCACCCTGCCCAACCGTGACGGTGAGGTCATGGTCAACGGCGACGGCAAGGCGACGCTGTTCGACGGTCGTTCCGGCGAGCCGTTCCCGTACCCGGTGTCGGTCGGCTACATGTACATCATCAAGCTGCACCACCTCGTCGACGACAAGATTCACGCGCGTTCGACCGGTCCGTACTCGATGATCACCCAGCAGCCGCTCGGCGGTAAGGCCCAGTTCGGTGGTCAGCGCTTCGGTGAGATGGAGTGCTGGGCGATGCAGGCCTACGGCGCCGCCTACACCCTGCAGGAGCTGCTCACCATCAAGTCCGACGATGTCGTCGGGCGCGTGAAGGTGTACGAGGCCATCGTCAAGGGCGAGAACATCCCGGAGCCGGGTATCCCCGAGTCGTTCAAGGTGTTGCTCAAGGAACTGCAGTCGCTGTGCCTGAACGTGGAGGTGCTGTCCTCGGACGGCGCGGCCATCGAGATGGCCGACACCGACGACGAGGATCTCGAGCGCGCCGCGGCCAACCTGGGCATCAATCTGTCGCGCAACGAGTCGGCCACCGTCGACGACCTCGCCAACTGA